One Pseudomonadota bacterium DNA window includes the following coding sequences:
- a CDS encoding Gfo/Idh/MocA family oxidoreductase, with product MRIAMAGNGAFANKHLDAVARIDGVEVVTIVGREGDDDGLRAVAEKHAIADCTTDFDSALAREDVDAVILTTPTQLHAAQAIACLEAGKHVMTEIPMADNLADSEALVAKQRETGLVAMVDHTRRFNPSHQWLHTQFAAGELRLQHLVVETYFFRRTNTNALGEPRCWTDHLLWHHACHTVDLFQYQTDEIASHVQAMQGPTHPELGIALDMSIGMSVPSGALCTLSLSFNNDGPLGTFFRYICDKGTWIARYDDLVDGREQPVDVSEVDVSTDGIELADREFIAAIREGREPNSSVAQGLPAMQTLDRLERVLHG from the coding sequence ATGCGCATCGCCATGGCCGGCAACGGCGCCTTTGCCAACAAGCACCTCGACGCCGTGGCCCGCATCGACGGGGTCGAGGTCGTCACCATCGTCGGGCGCGAGGGCGACGACGATGGGTTGCGTGCTGTCGCGGAGAAGCACGCCATCGCGGACTGCACCACCGACTTCGACAGCGCGCTGGCGCGTGAGGACGTGGACGCAGTGATCCTCACCACACCGACACAGTTGCACGCCGCGCAGGCGATCGCCTGCCTAGAGGCCGGCAAGCACGTGATGACCGAAATTCCGATGGCCGACAACCTCGCCGACAGCGAGGCCCTGGTGGCCAAGCAACGCGAGACCGGTCTGGTGGCGATGGTCGACCACACGCGCCGGTTCAACCCGAGCCACCAGTGGCTGCACACGCAATTTGCCGCTGGCGAGCTCAGGCTCCAGCACCTCGTGGTCGAGACCTACTTCTTCCGACGCACCAACACCAACGCCCTCGGCGAACCGCGCTGCTGGACCGACCACCTGCTCTGGCACCACGCCTGCCACACTGTCGACCTGTTCCAGTACCAGACCGACGAAATCGCCAGTCACGTGCAGGCCATGCAAGGCCCGACACACCCCGAGCTCGGCATCGCGCTCGACATGAGCATCGGTATGAGTGTGCCCTCAGGCGCGTTGTGCACCCTGAGCCTGTCGTTCAACAACGACGGGCCGCTCGGCACCTTTTTCCGCTACATCTGCGACAAGGGCACCTGGATAGCGCGCTACGACGACCTGGTCGACGGCCGTGAACAACCGGTGGACGTGTCCGAGGTCGACGTGAGCACCGACGGTATCGAGCTCGCCGACCGCGAGTTCATCGCCGCCATCCGCGAGGGACGTGAGCCCAACAGTTCGGTGGCGCAGGGGTTGCCGGCAATGCAAACCCTGGATCGTCTCGAACGCGTGCTGCACGGGTAG
- a CDS encoding class III extradiol dioxygenase subunit beta — MATVVGGVGTSHIPAAGAAIDHGKTGEPYWSTWYEGIQPGRQWMEALKPDVCIVVYNDHASAFALDLIPTFAIGVAPEFKPADEGYGPRQVPVVEGHPELAWHLAEHLITHDFDMTIVSEMDVDHGCTVPLSILFGQPTSWPCKVIPICVNVIQYPQPSGKRCLALGRALRDAIKSFPDDLRVCVFGTGGLCHQLQGERAGVINEGFDIEFMDKLVTAPDEISQWSLTDYMREAGSEGVEMVMWFIMRGALEEQAHEVYRYFHVPISNTAYGLQILESGETA; from the coding sequence ATGGCAACCGTTGTCGGCGGCGTAGGCACGTCGCATATTCCCGCTGCAGGCGCAGCAATCGATCACGGCAAGACCGGTGAGCCCTACTGGTCGACGTGGTACGAGGGCATCCAACCGGGCAGGCAGTGGATGGAGGCGCTGAAACCCGATGTCTGCATCGTCGTCTACAACGACCACGCCTCCGCCTTTGCCCTCGACCTGATCCCCACTTTCGCGATCGGCGTCGCACCGGAGTTCAAGCCGGCTGACGAGGGCTACGGTCCGCGACAGGTCCCGGTTGTCGAAGGGCATCCGGAGCTCGCCTGGCACCTGGCGGAGCACCTGATCACCCACGACTTCGACATGACCATCGTCAGCGAGATGGACGTGGATCACGGTTGCACTGTGCCGCTGTCTATTCTGTTCGGTCAGCCGACGTCCTGGCCCTGCAAGGTCATTCCGATCTGCGTCAATGTAATCCAGTACCCCCAACCGAGCGGCAAGCGCTGCCTCGCGCTCGGCCGCGCGCTGCGAGATGCAATCAAGTCCTTCCCCGACGACCTGCGGGTGTGCGTGTTCGGCACCGGCGGGCTGTGCCACCAACTCCAGGGCGAGCGCGCCGGCGTGATCAACGAAGGCTTCGACATCGAGTTCATGGACAAGCTTGTCACCGCACCCGATGAGATCTCGCAGTGGTCGCTGACCGACTACATGCGCGAAGCCGGCTCAGAGGGCGTGGAGATGGTGATGTGGTTTATCATGCGTGGCGCACTCGAGGAACAGGCACACGAAGTCTACCGCTACTTCCACGTACCGATCTCCAACACCGCGTACGGCTTGCAAATCCTTGAAAGCGGGGAGACTGCCTGA
- a CDS encoding serine/threonine-protein kinase: MDEYPKLKLPDSPQLIVEQTDKALAQRLDPNFRYGYFKTVAKGGKSLIQSCKDMHLNRVVCYKSLLPEFADDEIEQKRLLREARVSAMLQHPNTVPTYELGRTNKGHLYFTMKLVHGYTLREIFNYRERYDLGQLVGIIVDIAYALEYAHKTGVIHRDIKPENILVGPYGEVLLLDWGLAKVWDKDGQPAHLEGESLDNDTTELSMTGAQKLQGSPYYMSPEQIRRDPDIDARTDLFSLGVVLYEAVTGRTPVEAERIDQIIDATLHDTPPRPSDVARAVPKLIDTTIMQCLEKDPDARLQTAGEIIRLLKEEWSLV, translated from the coding sequence ATGGACGAGTACCCCAAGCTCAAGCTGCCCGACAGTCCCCAACTGATCGTCGAGCAGACCGACAAAGCCCTCGCGCAACGCCTGGACCCCAACTTCCGCTACGGCTACTTCAAGACCGTCGCCAAGGGCGGCAAGTCACTGATTCAGTCGTGCAAGGACATGCACCTCAATCGGGTCGTCTGCTACAAGTCACTTTTGCCCGAATTCGCCGACGACGAGATCGAGCAGAAACGCCTGCTTCGCGAAGCGCGCGTGTCGGCAATGCTGCAACACCCCAACACGGTCCCGACCTACGAGCTCGGTCGCACCAACAAGGGACACCTCTATTTCACCATGAAGCTCGTGCACGGCTACACCCTGCGTGAGATCTTCAACTACCGCGAGCGCTACGACCTCGGCCAGCTCGTGGGCATCATCGTCGATATCGCGTACGCGTTGGAGTACGCGCACAAGACCGGCGTCATCCACCGCGATATCAAACCCGAGAACATCCTCGTCGGCCCCTACGGCGAGGTGTTGCTGCTCGACTGGGGCCTGGCTAAGGTGTGGGACAAGGACGGTCAGCCCGCGCACCTCGAGGGCGAGTCGCTCGACAACGACACAACCGAACTCAGCATGACCGGCGCGCAGAAATTACAAGGCTCGCCCTACTATATGTCGCCCGAACAGATCCGCCGCGACCCGGACATCGACGCACGCACCGACCTCTTCAGCCTGGGCGTGGTCCTCTACGAGGCGGTGACCGGCCGCACGCCGGTCGAAGCCGAACGCATCGACCAGATCATCGATGCGACGCTCCACGACACCCCGCCACGGCCCTCGGACGTCGCCCGCGCCGTCCCGAAACTGATCGACACCACCATCATGCAGTGCCTCGAGAAAGACCCCGACGCGAGACTGCAGACCGCCGGCGAGATAATCCGCCTGCTGAAAGAGGAATGGTCGCTGGTCTGA
- the gmhB gene encoding D-glycero-beta-D-manno-heptose 1,7-bisphosphate 7-phosphatase, translating to MKLVVLDRDGVINAWRPDGVPSPELWEPIEGSLEAIVRLNLSGYRVVVATNQSGVARGLFDLGDLHAVHRKLHSALDALGGRVDAILYCPHRDGDECDCRKPKPGLLHDVARRLGTELVDVPVVGDALRDMQAAMAVGARPYLVRTGKGDRTLEENPALAQQVTVCDDLAAVVDQLLTAKEA from the coding sequence GTGAAGCTGGTCGTGCTCGACCGCGACGGCGTGATCAACGCCTGGCGGCCCGACGGCGTGCCCTCACCCGAGCTCTGGGAACCGATCGAGGGTTCCCTCGAGGCCATCGTCCGACTGAACCTCTCGGGCTACCGCGTGGTCGTGGCGACCAACCAGTCCGGGGTCGCGCGCGGGCTGTTCGACCTCGGCGACCTGCACGCCGTGCACCGCAAACTGCACAGCGCGCTCGACGCACTCGGCGGCCGCGTCGACGCGATCCTCTACTGCCCGCACCGGGACGGCGATGAGTGCGACTGCCGCAAACCCAAACCCGGCCTGCTGCACGACGTTGCACGCCGTCTCGGCACGGAACTGGTGGACGTGCCGGTGGTCGGCGACGCCCTGCGGGATATGCAGGCTGCCATGGCGGTGGGCGCGCGTCCCTACCTGGTGCGCACCGGAAAAGGGGACCGCACGCTCGAGGAAAACCCTGCACTCGCGCAGCAGGTTACGGTGTGCGACGACCTCGCTGCCGTCGTCGACCAGTTGCTGACCGCCAAAGAGGCCTGA
- the glyS gene encoding glycine--tRNA ligase subunit beta codes for MSTASLLIELGCEELPAHAIGPMAEALGTQLQQALDSDGLVATDATVEVFATPRRIATVISAVGDAQPDQTQTRTGPAVAAAFDAAGEPTPAALGFARSCQVDVSALERATDKQGERLAFTFVQAGQTLTERLQARLPTVFDQLPMPKRMRWADGDESFLRPVQWLCVLHGDQALAVEALGLQSSALSRGHRFHAPEAFAVSHADAYAETLRSQGELEPDFGRRCDSIREQVTGLAAELGGTPVLPDALVAECAALVEKPVALAGRFDEAFLSVPKEVLIQTMQDDQRYFALLDDSGNLMPAFITISNIASLNPDTVREGNERVIRPRLADAKFFWDHDVQQPLASHLPALKSVVFQKQLGTLHDKTERLVRLSRHISAELDADQVLTERAARLAKCDLMTQTVYEFPAMQGIAGKYLIHGEGESIAVAEAIEQQYFPKQAGDDTASGIVAQVLSIADKADTLTGIFALGQKPTGTKDPFGLRRAALGLLRTLIERDLDLDLRELYAAAADSLRKQLDDTDKALDALPYTWERLRAYYGDQGIDASVVDAVMARGVTRPVDFNRRVHAVTAFLAMPESDALAAANKRCRNLLKKADTDAGAIDTALLGDDDERALHEVIVSTRADVDGHLARADYPAALSSLAALRAPVDAFFENVMVNVDDPAVKANRLALLRALSELCSEVADVSELSR; via the coding sequence GTGAGCACCGCATCGCTGTTGATCGAACTTGGCTGCGAGGAACTGCCGGCCCACGCTATCGGGCCGATGGCCGAGGCACTCGGCACACAGTTGCAGCAGGCACTCGACAGCGACGGGCTGGTCGCGACCGACGCGACCGTCGAGGTCTTCGCCACCCCGCGCCGCATCGCCACGGTGATCTCCGCGGTGGGCGACGCGCAACCCGACCAGACCCAAACACGCACCGGCCCGGCCGTGGCGGCCGCGTTCGACGCTGCGGGCGAACCGACGCCTGCGGCGCTGGGCTTCGCCCGCTCCTGCCAGGTGGACGTCAGCGCGCTCGAGCGAGCCACCGACAAACAGGGCGAGCGCCTCGCGTTCACCTTCGTGCAAGCCGGGCAAACGCTGACGGAACGACTGCAGGCGAGGCTGCCAACGGTGTTCGACCAACTGCCGATGCCGAAGCGGATGCGCTGGGCCGACGGCGACGAGAGCTTTCTGCGACCGGTGCAGTGGCTGTGCGTGTTGCACGGTGACCAGGCGCTGGCCGTCGAAGCGCTCGGCTTGCAGAGCAGCGCACTGAGCCGCGGGCACCGCTTCCACGCCCCCGAGGCCTTCGCTGTCAGCCACGCCGACGCCTACGCCGAGACGCTGCGCAGCCAGGGCGAGCTCGAACCGGATTTCGGCAGGCGCTGTGACAGCATTCGCGAACAGGTCACGGGCCTTGCCGCGGAACTCGGCGGCACGCCGGTCCTGCCGGACGCTCTCGTGGCCGAGTGCGCTGCGCTGGTCGAGAAACCCGTCGCGCTCGCCGGGCGTTTTGATGAGGCTTTCCTCAGTGTACCGAAAGAAGTGCTGATACAGACCATGCAGGACGATCAGCGCTACTTCGCCCTGCTCGATGACAGCGGTAACCTGATGCCCGCCTTCATCACCATTTCAAATATCGCAAGCCTGAACCCTGACACGGTGCGCGAAGGCAACGAACGCGTGATCCGGCCGCGTCTGGCCGACGCCAAGTTTTTCTGGGACCACGATGTGCAGCAGCCGTTGGCCTCACACCTGCCCGCATTGAAATCGGTGGTGTTCCAGAAGCAGCTCGGCACCTTGCACGACAAGACCGAGCGGCTGGTGCGGCTGTCGCGCCACATCAGCGCGGAACTTGACGCCGATCAGGTTCTGACCGAGCGCGCCGCGCGGCTCGCCAAATGCGACTTGATGACCCAGACCGTGTACGAGTTCCCCGCCATGCAGGGCATCGCCGGCAAGTACCTGATCCACGGTGAAGGGGAGTCGATCGCCGTCGCCGAGGCGATCGAGCAACAGTATTTCCCCAAACAGGCCGGTGACGACACTGCATCGGGCATCGTCGCACAGGTGTTGTCGATCGCAGACAAGGCCGACACCCTGACCGGCATTTTCGCACTCGGCCAAAAGCCGACAGGCACCAAGGACCCCTTCGGTTTGCGTCGGGCCGCGTTGGGCCTGTTGCGCACGCTGATCGAACGCGACCTCGACCTCGACCTGCGCGAGCTCTACGCTGCGGCGGCGGACAGCTTGCGCAAACAACTCGACGATACCGACAAAGCCCTCGACGCCCTGCCCTACACCTGGGAGCGATTGCGTGCCTACTACGGCGACCAGGGCATCGACGCGAGTGTGGTCGACGCGGTCATGGCACGCGGCGTGACCCGCCCGGTCGATTTCAATCGCCGGGTACACGCGGTCACCGCATTTCTGGCGATGCCGGAATCCGACGCCCTGGCCGCGGCCAACAAGCGCTGCCGCAACCTTCTCAAGAAGGCCGATACGGACGCGGGCGCAATCGACACGGCCTTGCTCGGCGACGACGACGAGCGCGCCTTGCACGAGGTCATCGTGTCGACCCGCGCCGACGTCGATGGTCACCTCGCACGGGCCGACTACCCCGCGGCACTCTCGTCGCTCGCCGCGCTGCGCGCGCCGGTCGACGCCTTCTTCGAAAATGTCATGGTCAACGTCGACGACCCTGCGGTAAAAGCAAACCGACTCGCCCTGCTGCGCGCCCTAAGTGAACTGTGCTCGGAAGTGGCCGACGTGTCGGAGCTGTCCCGGTGA
- the pobA gene encoding 4-hydroxybenzoate 3-monooxygenase, producing MSKTFRTAVAIIGGGPSGMLLAQTLARAGIESVVLERTSRACVLARIRAGVLEWGSVETLRAAGVGERMDREGIVHTSVGMAWDDSAHLIDIAHASGRSMMAFGQTALTEELYAARAADGQAVFHGVETVSLHDVTGTPSIRFEHEGTAHTLQCDIIAGCDGYHGVSRQAIPADKRREFEKVYPFGWLGIMSETPPLPELWYGAGERGFCLASQRNPMLSRYYVQCPLSDTVEDWSDDRFWSELTARLPAHLADQVVTGPSIEKSIAPLRSFVCEPMQWGKLFLVGDAAHIVPPTGAKGLNLAISDVHYLSRGLIEHYRSGDSTRLQAYSDTALRRVWATTKFSWQMTNLLHRFPENDAIDIRLKRAEYDFLTQNTLAQAALGVQYAGVPYED from the coding sequence ATGAGCAAAACCTTCCGCACCGCGGTCGCGATCATTGGCGGCGGCCCGTCCGGCATGCTGTTGGCACAGACCCTTGCGCGCGCCGGCATTGAAAGCGTGGTGCTGGAGCGCACCAGCCGGGCGTGTGTGCTCGCACGCATCCGCGCCGGGGTACTGGAGTGGGGCTCCGTCGAGACGCTGCGTGCGGCGGGTGTCGGCGAACGAATGGACCGGGAGGGCATTGTGCACACCTCGGTGGGCATGGCGTGGGACGACAGCGCGCACCTGATCGACATCGCACACGCGTCGGGCCGCTCGATGATGGCCTTCGGCCAGACCGCGCTGACCGAGGAGCTGTACGCCGCCCGCGCGGCTGACGGCCAGGCCGTGTTCCACGGTGTCGAGACAGTCAGCCTGCACGACGTGACCGGCACGCCGAGCATCCGATTCGAGCACGAGGGCACTGCCCACACCCTGCAGTGCGACATCATCGCCGGGTGCGACGGCTACCACGGCGTGAGCCGCCAGGCGATTCCGGCTGACAAACGTCGGGAATTCGAGAAGGTCTACCCCTTCGGCTGGCTCGGCATCATGTCGGAGACCCCGCCCTTGCCAGAGCTCTGGTATGGGGCCGGCGAGCGTGGTTTCTGCCTCGCCTCGCAACGCAACCCGATGCTGAGCCGCTACTACGTGCAGTGCCCGTTGTCGGACACCGTCGAGGACTGGTCCGACGACCGCTTCTGGTCGGAGCTGACCGCGCGCCTGCCCGCGCACCTCGCGGACCAGGTTGTCACCGGCCCGTCGATCGAAAAGTCGATCGCGCCGCTGCGCAGTTTCGTGTGCGAACCCATGCAGTGGGGCAAGCTGTTTCTCGTCGGTGACGCCGCGCACATCGTGCCCCCGACGGGCGCGAAGGGGCTGAACCTCGCGATCTCCGACGTGCACTACCTGTCGCGCGGCCTGATCGAACACTATCGCAGCGGCGACAGCACCCGGCTGCAGGCCTACTCGGACACCGCCTTGCGGCGCGTTTGGGCGACAACCAAATTCAGTTGGCAGATGACCAATCTGCTGCACCGCTTCCCCGAGAACGACGCAATTGATATCCGCCTGAAACGGGCGGAGTACGATTTCCTGACCCAAAACACCCTGGCTCAGGCCGCGCTCGGCGTACAGTACGCCGGCGTGCCCTACGAAGACTGA
- the glyQ gene encoding glycine--tRNA ligase subunit alpha, translating to MITTLQDYWSRQGCIVQQPYDMEVGAGTFHTSTFLRAIGPEPWHACHTQASRRPTDGRYGDNPNRLQHYYQFQVVMKPSPTDMQALYLGSLEALGFDALTHDIRFVEDNWESPTLGAWGLGWEVWLNGMEVTQYTYFQQCGGLECKPVLGELAYGIERLAMYIQNVASVYDLIWAHTPNGAITYGDVFHQNEVEQSAYNFEHADVDELFHHFDACERACNHLLSLETPLSLPAYEHVLSASHAFNLLDARHAISVTERQRYILRVRTLARGVAEAYAASRERLGHPLLRQPTAEVSA from the coding sequence ATGATCACCACGCTGCAGGACTACTGGTCCCGTCAGGGCTGCATCGTCCAGCAACCGTACGACATGGAGGTCGGCGCCGGCACCTTCCACACCTCCACTTTTCTCAGGGCGATCGGTCCGGAGCCCTGGCACGCCTGTCACACGCAGGCCTCCCGACGTCCCACCGACGGCCGCTACGGCGACAACCCGAACCGTCTGCAGCATTACTACCAGTTTCAGGTGGTCATGAAGCCGTCGCCAACCGACATGCAGGCGCTCTACCTCGGCTCGCTCGAGGCGCTTGGCTTCGACGCGCTGACCCACGACATCCGCTTCGTTGAAGACAACTGGGAATCCCCCACACTCGGCGCCTGGGGCCTCGGCTGGGAAGTCTGGCTCAACGGCATGGAGGTGACACAGTACACCTACTTTCAGCAGTGCGGCGGCCTGGAATGCAAGCCCGTGCTCGGCGAACTCGCCTACGGCATCGAGCGCCTCGCGATGTACATTCAGAACGTCGCCAGCGTCTACGACCTGATCTGGGCACACACGCCCAACGGTGCCATCACCTACGGCGATGTGTTCCACCAGAACGAAGTCGAGCAGTCGGCGTACAACTTCGAGCACGCAGACGTCGACGAGCTGTTCCACCACTTCGACGCCTGCGAGCGCGCGTGCAACCACCTGCTCTCGCTCGAAACACCGCTGTCGCTGCCGGCCTACGAGCACGTCCTGAGCGCATCGCACGCATTCAACCTACTCGACGCACGACACGCCATTTCCGTCACCGAACGTCAACGCTACATCCTGCGTGTGCGCACCCTGGCCCGCGGCGTCGCCGAGGCCTACGCCGCCAGCCGTGAACGCCTGGGGCACCCGCTGCTGCGCCAGCCAACTGCGGAGGTGAGCGCGTGA
- a CDS encoding AraC family transcriptional regulator codes for MSVFEAMASDTLIPAPAVYGSSRSALALDDIHVECLAASIVRHEHRIRRHRHSDLFQFFVIERCRADCQLDAERLQLRGAGVLIVPAMVVHQFAFSPGAAGQVVSISHALLREYERLTGDRGWLSLLAAPRWVPLAADHGVFASGAALWRCFSESGRRLHVTTSALRLVSDAVAACEQHAEPTVIGVNAQQQLVDAFIEDVERHYTRDDTIGDYCERLKVTERTLRRATTACLSLSPVVVVNRRKCLEAQRLLRFTALSVSEVAYALGFADPSYFSRQFKKVTGMSPRAVRQ; via the coding sequence GTGTCTGTCTTCGAGGCCATGGCCAGCGACACCCTGATCCCGGCACCGGCCGTCTACGGCAGTTCGCGCAGTGCCCTGGCGCTGGACGACATCCACGTCGAATGCCTGGCCGCCAGCATCGTGCGGCACGAGCACCGCATCCGTCGCCATCGGCACAGCGATCTGTTTCAGTTCTTTGTCATCGAGCGCTGTCGGGCCGACTGCCAGCTGGACGCCGAGCGCCTGCAGCTCCGCGGCGCGGGTGTGCTGATCGTGCCAGCGATGGTCGTGCACCAGTTCGCCTTCTCGCCCGGTGCGGCGGGCCAGGTCGTGTCGATCAGCCACGCGCTGTTGCGAGAGTACGAGCGCCTGACCGGTGATCGCGGCTGGCTCTCACTCCTCGCAGCGCCGCGTTGGGTACCGCTCGCAGCAGATCACGGCGTGTTTGCCAGCGGCGCGGCGCTGTGGCGCTGCTTCAGCGAGTCGGGCCGCCGTCTGCATGTCACCACCTCGGCGCTTCGGTTGGTCAGCGACGCCGTCGCAGCCTGTGAGCAACACGCCGAGCCGACGGTCATCGGTGTGAACGCTCAGCAGCAATTGGTAGACGCCTTCATCGAAGACGTGGAGCGGCACTACACGCGCGATGACACCATTGGCGACTACTGCGAGCGCCTCAAGGTGACCGAGCGGACCCTGCGGCGGGCGACGACGGCGTGCCTAAGCCTGAGCCCGGTGGTGGTGGTCAACCGGCGCAAATGCCTCGAGGCGCAGCGCTTGCTGCGTTTCACCGCCCTCAGTGTGTCGGAGGTGGCATACGCGCTCGGCTTTGCCGACCCATCCTACTTCAGCCGGCAATTCAAAAAAGTCACAGGCATGTCACCGCGTGCCGTGCGGCAGTGA
- a CDS encoding amidohydrolase family protein produces the protein MPSPGYLPWHPSPKRPDTALPAGACDAHCHVFGPAADFPFAPTSTYEPVDASATDLFALHKHLGIARSVIVQASCHGTNNDAMADALVRGGDNYRGVAVVANTVSEEELQALHNAGVRGVRFNFVKRLGGGKPFDYYAPIIDKVAALQWSVVVYLEAHDLAEIAPFIQRIPVPVVIDHMGRVPVQAGTTSDSYRLLASLLEDDHFWVKISCPERLSQSGPPYADVDTVARALLAHCPDRVLWGTDWPHPNMKSHMPDDGLLVDRLVSVCDHDSAVLQRVLVDNPTRLYWS, from the coding sequence ATGCCCAGTCCCGGTTACCTGCCCTGGCACCCCAGTCCGAAGCGACCCGACACCGCGTTGCCGGCCGGGGCCTGCGACGCGCACTGCCACGTGTTCGGCCCCGCTGCCGACTTCCCCTTCGCCCCCACGAGCACCTACGAACCCGTGGATGCCTCGGCGACGGACCTCTTCGCGCTGCACAAACACCTCGGCATCGCGCGTTCGGTTATCGTGCAGGCGAGCTGTCATGGCACCAACAACGACGCTATGGCCGATGCGCTGGTTCGCGGCGGCGACAACTACCGCGGCGTTGCGGTGGTCGCCAACACGGTGAGCGAGGAAGAACTGCAAGCCCTGCACAACGCTGGCGTGCGCGGCGTGCGCTTCAACTTCGTCAAACGGCTCGGTGGCGGCAAGCCCTTCGACTACTACGCGCCGATCATCGACAAGGTCGCTGCGCTGCAGTGGAGTGTCGTGGTCTACCTCGAAGCGCACGACCTCGCCGAGATCGCCCCGTTCATCCAGCGGATTCCCGTCCCGGTGGTCATCGATCACATGGGCCGGGTGCCGGTACAGGCCGGCACGACGTCGGACAGCTACCGACTGCTGGCGAGCCTGCTCGAAGACGACCACTTCTGGGTCAAGATCAGCTGCCCGGAGCGGCTGTCCCAGTCCGGCCCGCCGTATGCCGACGTCGACACAGTCGCCCGCGCGCTGCTCGCGCACTGCCCCGATCGCGTCCTCTGGGGCACTGACTGGCCTCACCCCAACATGAAATCGCACATGCCGGACGACGGTCTGCTGGTCGACCGCCTGGTCAGCGTCTGCGACCACGACAGCGCGGTGCTGCAGCGCGTGCTGGTGGACAACCCGACACGCCTCTACTGGAGCTGA
- the ligA gene encoding protocatechuate 4,5-dioxygenase subunit alpha: MSRDSRDYDDIPGTYVFDGKRNREGYHLNMFCMTLNTEAGREAFRTDPRAYLDTFPMTEAQKQSVLDRDWLGMLQLGGNIYYTFKIAAFDGLSMQAIGAEMDERPITEDDFRAMMVNGGRPIDGNRSKSESK; the protein is encoded by the coding sequence ATGTCTCGCGACTCCCGCGACTACGACGACATCCCGGGCACCTACGTGTTCGACGGCAAGCGCAACCGAGAGGGCTACCACCTGAACATGTTCTGCATGACACTGAACACCGAGGCCGGGCGCGAAGCCTTTCGCACGGACCCGCGCGCCTACCTCGACACCTTTCCCATGACCGAGGCGCAGAAACAGTCCGTGCTCGATCGGGACTGGCTCGGCATGCTTCAGCTTGGCGGCAACATCTATTACACCTTCAAGATCGCGGCATTCGACGGCCTGTCCATGCAGGCGATCGGCGCGGAGATGGACGAGCGGCCGATCACCGAGGACGACTTCCGCGCCATGATGGTCAACGGCGGGCGGCCGATCGACGGCAACCGCAGCAAATCGGAGAGCAAGTGA
- a CDS encoding lysophospholipid acyltransferase family protein, whose translation MSHSPTPSRALTAVRSLLFTLVFFAWTVVFCFVMVASFLVPLVWRYRIVRIYITGTLLALKYICGLTYRAEGLEHVPDEPSIIFSKHQSTYENFVLIDALPDSTYIAKRELLYVPFFGWGMAALKYITIDRARGKKAIQQIIDQARVRFSMGLWVTIYPEGTRLPPGEKVEYKAGGALLAAATGRKVVMVAHNSGEFWPRRSFLKWPGTVDFVISPPYESEGKSASTIRTETQAWMENASDRIHVPNRFPS comes from the coding sequence GTGTCGCACTCCCCCACGCCCTCACGCGCGCTGACCGCGGTGCGCAGCCTGCTGTTCACACTGGTGTTCTTTGCCTGGACCGTCGTCTTCTGTTTCGTGATGGTGGCGTCCTTCCTGGTGCCGCTGGTCTGGCGCTACCGGATCGTGCGTATCTACATCACCGGCACGCTGCTCGCACTGAAGTACATCTGTGGGCTGACCTACCGTGCCGAAGGCCTCGAGCACGTGCCCGACGAGCCGAGCATCATCTTCAGCAAACACCAGAGTACCTACGAAAACTTCGTGCTGATTGACGCGCTGCCGGACTCCACCTACATCGCCAAGCGCGAACTGCTCTACGTGCCGTTCTTCGGCTGGGGCATGGCGGCCTTGAAGTACATCACCATCGACCGCGCACGGGGCAAGAAAGCCATCCAGCAGATCATCGACCAGGCGAGAGTACGATTCTCGATGGGCCTCTGGGTCACGATCTACCCCGAGGGCACCCGGCTCCCGCCCGGCGAGAAAGTGGAGTACAAGGCCGGTGGCGCCCTGCTCGCGGCCGCGACCGGCCGAAAGGTCGTCATGGTTGCACACAACTCGGGCGAGTTCTGGCCCCGGCGCAGCTTCCTGAAGTGGCCAGGCACTGTCGACTTCGTGATCAGCCCACCCTACGAATCAGAGGGCAAGAGCGCGAGCACGATCCGCACGGAAACGCAGGCCTGGATGGAAAACGCGAGCGACCGCATCCATGTGCCGAACCGTTTCCCGAGCTGA
- a CDS encoding glutamine synthetase, with the protein EDGWKGRLEDRRPASNADPYKVAAAIIKTSTEALS; encoded by the coding sequence CGAAGACGGCTGGAAAGGCCGCCTCGAAGACCGCCGTCCGGCGTCCAACGCGGACCCGTACAAGGTCGCAGCCGCGATCATCAAGACCAGCACGGAAGCGCTGAGCTAA